One genomic window of Geodermatophilus sp. DSM 44513 includes the following:
- a CDS encoding VWA domain-containing protein, with the protein MVRRPGRGHRYGRWRGGPDPLAPPYDLGSAVDEIGDSVLGGSGVREALRELLRRGMDGRRGLDELRRSVRERLRQARNAGRMDGTLEEVRELLDRAVEAERRELFPDPDDMARLKEAELDALPEDTAGAVRALKEYDWRSAEARAAYEQIQDLLRREVLDSSFASMKQALQNAGAGDMQAVKDMVADLSALVDAHNRGEDTDERFRDFMEKHGQFFPDDPQSVEELIDSLARRAAAQERMMAGLSPEQRAELADLMAQTMQDMGLASEMAHLQDALRQARPDLPWGQRGQVPDGEQSLGLGDATSAVAELADLEALSNQLSQGYAGASMADVDEELLERALGRPAVDDLAALRQMERELERQGYLNRSDGRLELSPKAVRRLGATALRRVFAQLDATGRGEHDVADAGAAGELTGSSREWRFGDEQPLDVVRTVKNAVLRTAHVPRADDDHRVRIAVEDFEVVETERRTGAAVALLVDLSYSMALRGTWGAAKSTAMALHSLVTTRFPQDAIQIIGFSSTAQVLRPETLAELSVDTLQGTNLQHGLILARRFLARHHDAEPVVLVVTDGEPTAHLEDDGTPFFCWPPMPETIARTVAEVERVARTGATVNVFALDPEPGLVHFVHDITQRAGGRVFQPDADRLGEYVVADYLRTRRGRRSR; encoded by the coding sequence GTGGTGAGGCGGCCCGGGCGGGGCCACCGGTACGGGCGCTGGCGGGGCGGGCCGGACCCGCTCGCCCCGCCCTACGACCTGGGCAGCGCGGTCGACGAGATCGGTGACTCGGTGCTCGGCGGCAGCGGCGTGCGGGAGGCGCTGCGGGAGCTGCTGCGCCGTGGCATGGACGGCCGCCGCGGCCTGGACGAGCTGCGCCGGTCGGTGCGCGAGCGGCTGCGCCAGGCGCGCAACGCGGGGCGGATGGACGGCACGCTGGAGGAGGTCCGCGAGCTGCTGGACCGCGCCGTGGAGGCCGAGCGGCGGGAGCTGTTCCCCGACCCGGACGACATGGCCCGGCTCAAGGAGGCCGAGCTCGACGCGCTGCCGGAGGACACCGCGGGCGCCGTCCGGGCGCTGAAGGAGTACGACTGGCGCTCGGCCGAGGCGCGGGCGGCCTACGAGCAGATCCAGGACCTGCTGCGCCGCGAGGTGCTGGACAGCTCCTTCGCGTCGATGAAGCAGGCCCTGCAGAACGCCGGCGCCGGCGACATGCAGGCCGTCAAGGACATGGTGGCCGACCTGTCCGCGCTCGTGGACGCGCACAACCGCGGCGAGGACACCGACGAGCGGTTCCGCGACTTCATGGAGAAGCACGGGCAGTTCTTCCCGGACGACCCGCAGTCGGTGGAGGAGCTGATCGACTCCCTGGCCCGCCGGGCCGCCGCGCAGGAGCGGATGATGGCCGGCCTGTCGCCCGAGCAGCGCGCGGAGCTCGCCGACCTGATGGCCCAGACGATGCAGGACATGGGGCTGGCCAGCGAGATGGCCCACCTGCAGGACGCCCTGCGTCAGGCCCGGCCGGACCTCCCCTGGGGTCAGCGCGGGCAGGTGCCCGACGGCGAGCAGTCCCTGGGTCTGGGTGACGCCACCAGTGCGGTCGCCGAGCTCGCCGACCTGGAGGCGCTGTCCAACCAGCTCTCCCAGGGCTACGCCGGCGCCTCGATGGCCGACGTGGACGAGGAGCTGCTGGAGCGCGCGCTGGGCCGGCCGGCCGTCGACGACCTGGCCGCGCTGCGCCAGATGGAGCGCGAGCTGGAGCGGCAGGGCTACCTCAACCGCTCCGACGGCCGCCTCGAGCTGTCCCCCAAGGCGGTGCGGCGGCTCGGGGCGACCGCGCTGCGCCGGGTGTTCGCCCAGCTGGACGCGACCGGCCGCGGCGAGCACGACGTCGCCGACGCCGGCGCGGCCGGGGAGCTCACCGGCAGCTCGCGGGAGTGGCGGTTCGGTGACGAGCAGCCGCTGGACGTCGTCCGGACGGTGAAGAACGCCGTCCTGCGCACCGCGCACGTGCCGCGGGCGGACGACGACCACCGGGTGCGGATCGCCGTCGAGGACTTCGAGGTCGTGGAGACCGAGCGGCGCACCGGCGCGGCCGTGGCGCTGCTGGTCGACCTGTCCTACTCGATGGCGCTGCGCGGCACGTGGGGCGCGGCCAAGTCGACGGCGATGGCGCTGCACTCGCTGGTCACCACCCGCTTCCCCCAGGACGCCATCCAGATCATCGGGTTCTCCTCCACCGCCCAGGTGCTGCGCCCGGAGACCCTCGCGGAGCTCAGCGTGGACACGCTGCAGGGCACCAACCTGCAGCACGGGCTGATCCTGGCCCGCCGGTTCCTCGCCCGGCACCACGACGCCGAGCCGGTGGTGCTGGTGGTCACCGACGGCGAGCCGACCGCCCACCTGGAGGACGACGGGACGCCGTTCTTCTGCTGGCCGCCGATGCCGGAGACGATCGCCCGCACCGTCGCGGAGGTGGAGCGCGTCGCGCGCACGGGCGCGACGGTCAACGTGTTCGCCCTGGACCCCGAGCCCGGGCTGGTGCACTTCGTGCACGACATCACCCAGCGGGCCGGCGGGCGGGTGTTCCAGCCCGACGCCGACCGGCTGGGTGAGTACGTGGTGGCCGATTACCTGCGCACCCGGAGGGGGCGGCGTAGCCGTTGA
- a CDS encoding sigma 54-interacting transcriptional regulator: protein MTDPGVPASAPPAPTTLGALRDSGATPRPVKAEIRANLLARLAAGEPTLPGIVGFEDTVVPEVERALIAGHDLVLLGERGQGKTRLIRTLVGLLDEWTPVLVGSELNEHPLAPISVWAHRQIAEHGDATPVGWLHRSERFGEKLATPDTSVGDLIGDVDPIKVAEGRTLGDPETVHYGLVPRTNRGIFSVNELPDLAERIQVALLNVLEERDIQIRGYRVRLPLDLLLVASANPEDYTNRGRIITPLKDRFGAEVRTHYPIELVDEVRLLDQEADTSWLGDGMVEQPLVPEHLVEIVARFTRLVRDSSHVDQRSGVSARFAIAGLETVAASAVRRAAVAGETRPVARVVDLPGIVPASRGKVEFADSGSDPDDERETEVLEHLLRQATAQTFRARCAGLDLTGLQEHFTGGETVESGELVPAAALLGQLGTIPKLAELLGRLGVPEGEQSAEQAAAAVEFALEGLYLTRRLAKDTDGARTVYGA from the coding sequence GTGACGGACCCCGGCGTTCCCGCCTCCGCTCCCCCCGCACCCACGACCCTGGGCGCGCTCCGCGACAGCGGGGCCACCCCCCGGCCGGTCAAGGCCGAGATCCGCGCCAACCTGCTCGCCCGCCTGGCCGCCGGCGAGCCCACCCTCCCCGGCATCGTCGGCTTCGAGGACACCGTCGTCCCGGAGGTCGAGCGCGCCCTCATCGCCGGCCACGACCTGGTGCTGCTCGGCGAGCGCGGCCAGGGCAAGACCCGGCTGATCCGCACCCTGGTCGGCCTGCTCGACGAGTGGACGCCGGTGCTGGTCGGCAGCGAGCTCAACGAGCACCCGCTGGCCCCGATCAGCGTGTGGGCGCACCGGCAGATCGCCGAGCACGGCGACGCCACCCCGGTCGGCTGGCTGCACCGCAGCGAGCGCTTCGGCGAGAAGCTGGCCACCCCGGACACCAGCGTCGGCGACCTGATCGGCGACGTCGACCCGATCAAGGTCGCCGAGGGGCGCACCCTGGGCGACCCCGAGACGGTGCACTACGGCCTGGTGCCGCGCACCAACCGCGGCATCTTCAGCGTCAACGAGCTGCCCGACCTCGCCGAGCGCATCCAGGTGGCGCTGCTGAACGTGCTCGAGGAGCGCGACATCCAGATCCGCGGCTACCGGGTGCGGCTGCCGCTGGACCTGCTGCTGGTCGCCAGCGCCAACCCCGAGGACTACACCAACCGCGGCCGGATCATCACCCCGCTCAAGGACCGCTTCGGCGCCGAGGTGCGCACCCACTACCCGATCGAGCTGGTCGACGAGGTGCGCCTGCTCGACCAGGAGGCCGACACCAGCTGGCTCGGCGACGGCATGGTGGAGCAGCCGCTGGTGCCCGAGCACCTGGTGGAGATCGTCGCCCGGTTCACCCGGCTGGTGCGCGACTCCAGCCACGTCGACCAGCGCTCCGGGGTCAGCGCCCGCTTCGCCATCGCCGGGCTGGAGACGGTGGCCGCCTCCGCCGTCCGCCGGGCCGCCGTGGCCGGGGAGACGCGTCCGGTCGCCCGGGTGGTGGACCTGCCCGGCATCGTCCCGGCCAGCCGCGGCAAGGTCGAGTTCGCCGACTCCGGCTCCGACCCCGACGACGAGCGGGAGACGGAGGTCCTGGAGCACCTGCTGCGCCAGGCGACCGCGCAGACCTTCCGCGCGCGCTGCGCCGGGCTGGACCTGACCGGCCTGCAGGAGCACTTCACCGGCGGGGAGACCGTGGAGTCCGGGGAGCTGGTGCCCGCTGCCGCACTGCTGGGCCAGCTGGGCACCATCCCCAAGCTCGCCGAGCTGCTCGGCCGCCTCGGCGTCCCGGAGGGCGAGCAGTCCGCCGAGCAGGCCGCCGCGGCGGTGGAGTTCGCCCTCGAGGGCCTCTACCTCACCCGCCGGCTGGCCAAGGACACCGACGGCGCCCGCACCGTGTACGGGGCATGA
- a CDS encoding DASS family sodium-coupled anion symporter: protein MSERPTVPGPAESTPAPDPRRGGTDHRSPGEQAPADSPRTHRIRWAGFAGGLVLALLVYLVMPQDLAHGARLTAATAVLMGVWWMTETIPIPATALLPLVVFPVLGDAPIEDVGAQYGNDIIFLFLGGFFLALAMQRWDLHRRIALRTVGVMGTRPVRMVAGFMLATGFLSMWVSNTATAVMMLPIGVSVLLLATTMGEDAPRTGGGPAGGPVQDVDPESAEAKDAVIKSDFGTCLMLGIAYAASIGSLATLIGTPPNALLAGYLEEAHGITIGFGQWMLVGVPVATVMMVAAWFLLTKVLFKPEIAELPGGRRLIRDQLDALGPMSAGEKRVLAVFVLTAASWVFLPALVETPPISDAGIALLAGLLLFTLPSGAGRGVRLLDWDSAVKLPWGVLLLFGGGLALSSQFSDSGLTDWIGTQVEALGTVPVLVLVAAVAGGVIFLTELTSNTATAATFLPVAGGVALGLGLSPLLLAIPVALAATCAFMLPVATPPNAIAFGSGYVTIPQMVRGGLWLNLLGIVLITSATMTLAVWVFGIAY, encoded by the coding sequence GTGAGCGAGAGACCGACCGTCCCCGGCCCCGCGGAGAGCACCCCCGCCCCCGATCCGCGCCGGGGAGGGACCGACCACCGGTCCCCGGGCGAGCAGGCGCCGGCGGACAGCCCGCGCACCCACCGGATCAGGTGGGCCGGGTTCGCCGGGGGCCTGGTCCTGGCGCTGCTCGTCTACCTGGTCATGCCGCAGGACCTCGCCCACGGCGCCCGGCTGACCGCCGCGACGGCCGTGCTCATGGGCGTGTGGTGGATGACCGAGACCATCCCGATCCCGGCCACCGCCCTGCTGCCACTGGTCGTCTTCCCCGTCCTGGGCGACGCCCCCATCGAGGACGTCGGTGCGCAGTACGGCAACGACATCATCTTCCTGTTCCTGGGCGGGTTCTTCCTGGCCCTGGCCATGCAGCGCTGGGACCTGCACCGCCGCATCGCCCTGCGCACCGTCGGGGTCATGGGGACCAGGCCGGTGCGCATGGTCGCCGGCTTCATGCTCGCCACCGGCTTCCTCAGCATGTGGGTCTCCAACACCGCGACGGCCGTGATGATGCTGCCCATCGGCGTCTCGGTGCTCCTCCTGGCGACCACCATGGGCGAGGACGCACCGCGGACGGGCGGCGGGCCGGCGGGAGGGCCGGTCCAGGACGTCGACCCGGAGAGCGCCGAGGCGAAGGACGCCGTGATCAAATCGGACTTCGGCACCTGCCTGATGCTCGGCATCGCCTACGCCGCCTCGATCGGGTCCCTGGCCACCCTGATCGGCACCCCACCCAACGCGCTGCTCGCCGGCTACCTCGAGGAGGCGCACGGGATCACCATCGGGTTCGGGCAGTGGATGCTCGTCGGCGTGCCGGTCGCCACGGTGATGATGGTGGCCGCCTGGTTCCTGCTGACGAAGGTGCTGTTCAAGCCGGAGATCGCCGAGCTCCCCGGCGGGCGGAGGCTGATCCGCGACCAGCTCGACGCGCTCGGGCCGATGTCGGCCGGCGAGAAGCGCGTCCTCGCGGTCTTCGTCCTCACCGCGGCCAGCTGGGTGTTCCTGCCCGCCCTCGTGGAGACCCCGCCGATCAGTGACGCCGGCATCGCCCTGCTCGCCGGCCTGCTGCTGTTCACGCTCCCCTCCGGCGCCGGGCGGGGGGTGCGGCTGCTGGACTGGGACTCGGCGGTGAAGCTGCCGTGGGGCGTGCTGCTCCTCTTCGGCGGAGGCCTGGCGCTGTCCTCGCAGTTCTCCGACTCGGGTCTGACGGACTGGATCGGCACCCAGGTCGAGGCCCTGGGGACCGTGCCCGTCCTGGTCCTCGTGGCGGCCGTGGCCGGCGGGGTGATCTTCCTGACCGAGCTCACGAGCAACACCGCGACAGCGGCCACCTTCCTGCCCGTCGCCGGTGGTGTCGCCCTCGGTCTCGGGCTGAGCCCCCTGCTGCTCGCCATCCCCGTGGCCCTGGCGGCCACCTGCGCGTTCATGCTCCCGGTGGCCACGCCGCCGAACGCCATCGCCTTCGGCTCCGGCTACGTGACCATCCCGCAGATGGTGAGGGGCGGGCTGTGGCTGAACCTCCTCGGCATCGTCCTGATCACCTCGGCGACCATGACGCTGGCGGTGTGGGTGTTCGGGATCGCCTACTGA
- a CDS encoding GNAT family N-acetyltransferase has product MSTPVTVAEVPADVTHDLRRAVLRPGAGDVAWPGDDDPDTVHLAARAPDGRVLGVVRLSPAPCPWRAARAPWQLRGMATDPAARGTGVGRLLLDACLAAVAERGGDLLWCHARTTAAGFYERFGLTVVTAPYDKPGIGPHVGMVRELRESRS; this is encoded by the coding sequence GTGAGCACTCCCGTCACGGTCGCGGAGGTCCCGGCCGACGTCACCCACGACCTGCGCCGCGCCGTACTGCGGCCCGGTGCTGGGGACGTCGCGTGGCCGGGGGACGACGACCCGGACACCGTGCACCTGGCCGCGCGGGCGCCCGACGGCCGGGTGCTCGGCGTCGTCCGCCTCTCCCCCGCCCCCTGCCCGTGGCGGGCGGCCCGCGCCCCGTGGCAGCTGCGCGGCATGGCGACCGACCCCGCGGCCCGGGGCACCGGGGTCGGCCGGTTGCTGCTGGACGCCTGCCTCGCGGCGGTCGCGGAGCGCGGCGGGGACCTGCTGTGGTGCCACGCCCGCACCACGGCGGCCGGCTTCTACGAGCGGTTCGGCCTCACGGTGGTCACCGCCCCCTACGACAAGCCCGGCATCGGCCCGCACGTCGGCATGGTCAGGGAGCTGCGAGAGTCACGGTCCTGA